The Nitrospira sp. KM1 genome includes a window with the following:
- a CDS encoding urease subunit beta, producing MANMKKRAGAKVTRRPVKKSVKKSTGKSLTASIRAELSKPVIPGEILFGSGDIEALQGRTTKEMTISNTADRPIQVGSHCHFFEVNRALKFDREQAFGFRLQIPAGTAVRFEPGEEKRVTLVNVAGKRMGHGINGLTNGSLDDPQVKTKALARAGEQGFSGQGGAR from the coding sequence ATGGCAAACATGAAAAAAAGAGCCGGTGCAAAAGTCACAAGACGGCCGGTGAAAAAGAGCGTGAAGAAATCCACCGGGAAGTCGTTGACGGCTTCCATACGGGCAGAACTGTCCAAGCCGGTTATTCCAGGTGAGATTCTCTTCGGAAGCGGCGACATCGAAGCGCTGCAAGGACGGACGACAAAAGAGATGACGATCTCGAATACTGCCGACCGCCCGATTCAGGTCGGATCGCACTGCCATTTTTTCGAAGTCAATCGTGCGCTGAAATTCGATCGCGAGCAGGCATTTGGATTTCGGCTTCAAATCCCCGCAGGAACCGCCGTTCGGTTCGAACCCGGCGAGGAGAAACGGGTCACGCTCGTGAATGTGGCAGGGAAGCGGATGGGGCACGGCATCAACGGATTGACCAACGGCTCGCTGGACGATCCACAGGTCAAGACGAAGGCTTTGGCCCGGGCAGGGGAGCAAGGGTTCTCGGGACAAGGAGGCGCACGGTGA
- a CDS encoding urease subunit gamma: MHLTPREQEKLMIYLAAQLAKERKARGLKLNHPEAVAYLTSAVLEGIRDGRSVSELMTYGANLLTRKDVMPGVPEMIHEFQVEGTFPDGTKLVTIHNPIR, translated from the coding sequence ATGCATCTGACTCCACGAGAACAGGAAAAACTCATGATTTACCTGGCTGCACAGCTGGCGAAGGAGCGGAAGGCTCGAGGCCTCAAATTGAATCATCCCGAAGCCGTTGCATACCTCACGTCCGCGGTGCTGGAAGGCATCCGGGACGGTCGGTCGGTGTCGGAATTGATGACCTATGGTGCCAATCTCCTGACAAGAAAAGATGTCATGCCAGGCGTTCCGGAAATGATTCATGAATTCCAGGTCGAAGGGACGTTCCCCGACGGAACCAAGCTCGTCACCATCCATAATCCCATCCGTTGA
- a CDS encoding outer membrane beta-barrel protein, translating to MKVTDRQPRRGAAFAAGLLRFILSLFCISLFSSQTYAQSEDPDGGIGYLEHVALRLKAAERAVGKRILSEKLNIRLYGYLEGSYTQNFNNPSNRINQLRIFDVNSNEVRPNLAQVVLERESQSTSGNWADRLGFKLKFNAGRDSDFIGGTNLSDWSDFQEFYVQYLAPVGKGLDIKLGQFNSVVGYEVVESPRNANYSRSWLFGIGQPFTTRGGRLSYRFDDQVSLTVGLIGYINSARADSRHDYLVESALTLAPSKNTSVTLYALAGPRSGPTGTSGGTLFLGGGYVSVRVTDQASVVVESYYANQSGSSTISASGNARWNGVAGYVMYDLNRRWGFRFRSELFEDAGGYVSCGGTTDYQPRANVCFGASSTGSAPAVAQTVWEVTSTLQYKPFDSLITRLEYRYDKSSQHVFQVGGRATTYQPTLSLDVIYLF from the coding sequence GTGAAGGTGACGGACCGCCAACCTCGTCGAGGAGCTGCCTTTGCAGCCGGCCTGCTCCGCTTCATCCTGTCCCTATTCTGTATTTCTCTCTTCTCCAGTCAAACGTACGCCCAGTCCGAAGATCCTGACGGCGGCATCGGATATCTCGAGCACGTGGCGCTGCGACTCAAGGCAGCCGAACGGGCCGTTGGGAAGCGCATCCTGTCCGAGAAGCTGAATATCCGTCTTTACGGGTACCTCGAAGGTTCGTACACTCAGAATTTCAACAACCCGTCCAATCGAATCAATCAACTCCGGATTTTCGACGTCAATTCCAATGAGGTGCGGCCGAATCTCGCACAGGTTGTGCTGGAACGGGAATCTCAATCCACTAGTGGCAACTGGGCGGACCGGTTGGGGTTTAAATTGAAGTTCAATGCGGGGCGTGATTCCGATTTCATTGGAGGCACCAACCTGAGTGATTGGTCGGACTTTCAAGAGTTCTATGTTCAGTATCTCGCGCCGGTGGGCAAGGGCCTCGACATCAAGCTGGGCCAATTCAACAGCGTGGTCGGCTATGAAGTGGTGGAAAGTCCGCGCAACGCCAACTATTCCCGTTCGTGGCTCTTCGGAATTGGACAGCCGTTCACGACCCGCGGTGGCCGCCTGTCCTATCGATTTGACGACCAGGTGTCATTGACAGTGGGACTTATCGGCTACATCAATTCAGCACGCGCCGATTCCCGGCACGATTATCTGGTCGAGTCCGCACTGACGCTCGCGCCATCCAAGAACACGTCGGTTACACTGTACGCGCTGGCCGGACCGAGATCGGGTCCCACCGGTACATCTGGCGGCACGCTGTTTCTCGGTGGAGGCTATGTCAGCGTGCGTGTCACCGACCAGGCATCGGTTGTCGTCGAATCGTACTATGCGAATCAGTCAGGAAGCAGCACGATCAGTGCATCGGGAAATGCGCGATGGAACGGTGTCGCCGGATATGTGATGTATGATCTAAACCGGCGATGGGGTTTCCGGTTTCGCAGCGAACTGTTCGAGGATGCCGGAGGCTATGTCTCGTGCGGCGGTACGACCGACTATCAGCCCAGGGCGAACGTCTGTTTTGGGGCCTCGTCGACGGGAAGTGCTCCGGCGGTCGCACAGACGGTGTGGGAAGTGACCTCGACGTTGCAATACAAACCATTCGATTCGCTCATCACCAGACTCGAATATCGCTACGACAAATCCAGTCAGCACGTCTTTCAAGTCGGCGGGCGGGCGACGACCTATCAGCCCACGCTGTCTCTCGACGTCATCTATCTTTTCTGA
- a CDS encoding P-II family nitrogen regulator — translation MKLVEAIIKPFKLDEVKDALLEIGVQGMTVTEVKGFGRQKGHKETYRGQEYTIEFVPKVKLEVAIQDAQVAKVLETISRAAKTGSIGDGKIFVRDLSAAVRIRTGETGETAL, via the coding sequence ATGAAATTGGTTGAAGCTATTATCAAACCGTTCAAACTAGACGAGGTCAAAGACGCGTTGCTGGAAATCGGCGTCCAGGGGATGACCGTCACCGAGGTCAAAGGGTTCGGCCGGCAGAAGGGACATAAGGAAACCTACCGGGGACAGGAATACACGATCGAGTTCGTGCCCAAGGTGAAATTGGAAGTCGCGATCCAAGACGCCCAAGTGGCCAAGGTGCTCGAGACCATCTCGCGGGCCGCGAAAACCGGCAGCATCGGTGACGGAAAGATCTTCGTGCGCGATCTGAGCGCGGCCGTCCGCATTCGGACCGGCGAAACCGGTGAAACCGCATTGTAA
- a CDS encoding urease accessory protein UreF — protein MDTLALLEGLRFLDSFFPSGGYAFSSGLEAAVQAGALTNGEGLSRYVEDLLRGGLGKREAVAVREAHDALVSNDLARALTIDRDLDAMKIGRDSRLASRQMGRQVIRISAEHMPVCKLLRQFQAKVETGHAFGHHAVAMGLTLAACEWPRRETVAGYLYHNAVGLVSAAMKLLPVGQREAQNLLHRWTAVIDKLSEEVLLSGHMSFWSPVQDIYAMRHHRLESRLFRS, from the coding sequence ATGGATACGCTCGCGTTACTCGAAGGCCTTCGATTCCTCGACAGTTTTTTTCCGTCCGGAGGCTATGCGTTTTCGTCGGGATTGGAAGCCGCCGTGCAAGCCGGCGCGTTGACGAACGGCGAAGGGCTATCTCGCTACGTCGAAGATTTGTTACGAGGCGGTCTGGGCAAGCGAGAAGCCGTTGCCGTACGTGAAGCCCATGACGCGTTGGTGTCGAACGATCTTGCACGTGCGCTGACAATTGACCGAGATCTTGATGCGATGAAGATCGGCCGTGATTCTAGACTGGCCAGTCGTCAAATGGGGCGGCAGGTGATACGGATCTCCGCGGAGCACATGCCGGTCTGCAAACTCCTGAGACAGTTCCAAGCGAAGGTCGAAACGGGACATGCATTTGGTCACCACGCTGTCGCAATGGGGCTGACACTGGCTGCATGCGAATGGCCGCGCCGCGAGACTGTCGCAGGGTATCTCTATCACAATGCTGTCGGGTTGGTCTCTGCGGCCATGAAGTTGCTGCCGGTCGGACAACGCGAGGCTCAGAATCTGCTGCACAGATGGACCGCCGTTATCGATAAGCTGAGCGAAGAGGTGCTCTTGTCAGGCCATATGTCTTTCTGGTCTCCTGTTCAGGACATTTACGCCATGAGACATCACAGGTTGGAGTCCAGGCTTTTCCGTTCATAA
- the ureG gene encoding urease accessory protein UreG has product MHRGDEHFVGSGRATRARHQHIPVIGIGGPVGSGKTALVEALCRKLRDRYSLAVVTNDIFTKEDAEFLTKKGALPQDRILGVETGGCPHTAIREDASHNQEALDDLLKRHPDVELMFVESGGDNLAATFSPELVDKVIYVIDVAAGDKIPRKGGPGITRSDLLVINKIDLAPQVRADLGVMDRDSRRMRSGLPFMFTNLLSGEGLDQVVGWVEEWIHQPAPQA; this is encoded by the coding sequence ATGCATCGAGGAGATGAACATTTTGTGGGGAGCGGACGAGCGACGCGGGCACGGCACCAACACATACCCGTCATTGGAATCGGCGGTCCTGTCGGCTCGGGGAAGACCGCGCTTGTCGAAGCGCTCTGCCGGAAGCTGCGCGATCGATATAGTCTAGCCGTAGTGACGAACGATATTTTCACGAAAGAGGACGCCGAATTTCTCACGAAAAAAGGGGCGTTGCCGCAAGACCGCATTCTCGGCGTCGAGACAGGCGGGTGCCCCCATACTGCCATCCGTGAAGATGCCTCGCACAATCAGGAGGCTCTCGACGATCTGCTGAAACGCCATCCGGACGTGGAACTGATGTTCGTCGAGAGCGGCGGCGACAACTTGGCGGCGACGTTCAGCCCTGAACTGGTCGACAAGGTCATCTATGTCATCGATGTCGCGGCAGGCGACAAGATTCCGCGTAAAGGCGGACCTGGGATCACGCGATCGGATCTGCTGGTGATCAACAAGATAGACTTGGCGCCGCAAGTTCGAGCCGATCTAGGGGTGATGGATCGTGATAGTCGACGCATGCGTAGCGGTCTACCGTTTATGTTCACCAACCTCTTGAGCGGAGAAGGGCTCGATCAGGTTGTCGGATGGGTCGAGGAGTGGATCCATCAGCCTGCCCCGCAAGCATGA
- a CDS encoding urea transporter: MPTVPFQDRWRDHPVFGFVDWILRGIGQVVFQNNPRSGAIILAGIFYNSWIYGTICLFATIVSTLTAILFKADKGMIKDGLFGFNGALIGIAFVAYTSPNFTTGNVPNAYLIFYIMLCAVFTTIILPAFGALLGPHRVPGLTMPFVLATWFFLGALLQFTTIDVSNALKPTSPADFSGPRPDYTWITWFHGITMGIAEIFFQDNWVTGIVILTGIAVNTRIGALMALMGSTLAVGVAVLYGAHDEAIRDGLFGYNAALTAMALGGMFLVFNLPAFLYAFIGALVTARVWASLGIFLEPAGMPVLTSAFVFVTWLMLLAKDGFSSLIPVAPADATTPEDNLRRFGKSS, translated from the coding sequence GTGCCGACCGTCCCCTTTCAAGACCGGTGGCGGGATCATCCCGTCTTCGGGTTCGTCGATTGGATCCTTCGCGGGATCGGCCAGGTTGTGTTCCAGAATAATCCTCGCTCCGGCGCCATCATCCTTGCCGGCATCTTCTACAACTCCTGGATCTACGGAACAATCTGTCTGTTCGCCACGATTGTCAGCACGCTGACCGCGATCCTGTTCAAAGCCGATAAGGGCATGATCAAAGACGGCCTCTTCGGATTCAACGGTGCGTTGATCGGAATCGCCTTCGTCGCCTACACGAGTCCGAATTTTACGACCGGCAACGTCCCAAACGCCTATCTCATTTTCTACATCATGCTCTGCGCCGTCTTCACGACGATCATCCTACCGGCGTTCGGCGCCTTGTTAGGTCCGCACAGGGTTCCAGGTCTGACGATGCCCTTCGTCCTGGCAACGTGGTTTTTCCTCGGCGCGCTCCTCCAATTCACGACCATCGATGTCTCCAACGCGCTCAAACCGACTTCACCGGCCGACTTCAGCGGTCCAAGGCCCGACTATACCTGGATCACCTGGTTCCACGGCATCACGATGGGGATCGCGGAAATATTTTTTCAGGACAACTGGGTAACCGGCATCGTCATTCTGACCGGCATCGCCGTCAACACTCGCATCGGGGCGCTGATGGCCTTGATGGGCTCAACACTCGCTGTCGGCGTCGCCGTCCTTTACGGAGCCCACGATGAGGCCATCAGGGATGGCCTGTTCGGCTACAATGCGGCGCTAACCGCGATGGCCTTGGGAGGCATGTTTCTCGTATTCAACCTGCCTGCATTCCTCTATGCATTCATCGGAGCTCTGGTGACGGCACGCGTCTGGGCTTCGTTGGGCATTTTCCTGGAACCGGCCGGTATGCCGGTGCTGACATCGGCCTTCGTGTTTGTCACCTGGCTGATGCTGCTGGCAAAGGACGGATTTTCAAGCCTGATTCCCGTCGCACCCGCCGATGCCACCACACCTGAGGACAACCTACGGCGCTTCGGCAAATCTTCCTAG
- a CDS encoding NAD+ synthase, which yields MRTFRIAMVQMNPTVGDLDGNVRRITGWIREARKANPDLIAFPELTITGYPPEDLLLKPQFVEDNRKALAEVARASKGLVAVIGWVGQGELSGRKDRLSPLVRGAGHELYNAAAIIADRRVVTSYGKWYLPNYGVFDESRYFYPGDRVPLITVNGTPIGVNICEDIWLPEGPARSQAAAGAEVIVNINASPFHMGKSRSREQMLATRARDNRVIVAYTNTVGGQDELVFDGHSVIVDHTGELIGRAKGFEEDLLVADLDVESVKRARIVQGRKPSAHPSSGAAIDRWTVSVRTGVRKTRLGAPIEPLTHPLDEVYGALTLGVRDYVSKNGFRRAVIGLSGGVDSALTAVIAVDALGAENVMGVFMPSPYTSKESRDDTHELARRLGIQLKTISITPAFKTYLRSLKTLFRSTTPDSTEENLQARIRGNLLMALSNKFGHLVLTTGNKSEMSVGYATLYGDMAGGFAVIKDVPKTMVYELAARRNCRGTEAAIPKRILERPPTAELRPNQKDEDSLPPYPVLDPILKAYVEDDRSVDDMVGMGFPKKSVLRVVSLVDRSEYKRRQAPVGIKITHRGLGKDRRMPITNRYRGIESSGS from the coding sequence ATGAGGACATTTCGGATCGCCATGGTGCAGATGAACCCGACGGTGGGTGATCTGGACGGTAATGTCCGCCGGATCACTGGTTGGATTCGGGAAGCCCGCAAGGCCAATCCCGACCTGATCGCATTTCCTGAGCTGACGATTACCGGGTATCCGCCGGAAGATCTCCTGCTCAAACCTCAATTTGTCGAGGACAATCGAAAGGCGTTGGCCGAGGTAGCGCGTGCAAGCAAGGGTTTGGTGGCCGTCATAGGCTGGGTCGGGCAGGGCGAACTCTCCGGTCGGAAGGATCGGTTGTCGCCACTTGTCCGCGGGGCCGGTCATGAGCTGTACAATGCGGCGGCGATCATCGCCGACCGCCGGGTCGTGACCAGCTATGGGAAGTGGTACCTGCCGAACTATGGTGTGTTCGATGAGAGCCGGTATTTTTATCCCGGGGATCGCGTTCCGTTGATCACGGTAAACGGCACGCCGATCGGCGTCAATATCTGTGAAGACATTTGGCTTCCCGAAGGTCCGGCGCGTTCACAGGCTGCGGCGGGGGCCGAAGTCATCGTCAACATCAACGCCTCGCCGTTTCACATGGGCAAGAGCCGTTCACGCGAGCAGATGTTGGCGACCCGCGCGCGGGACAATCGCGTCATCGTCGCCTATACGAATACGGTCGGCGGGCAGGACGAATTGGTGTTCGACGGGCACAGCGTCATCGTCGACCATACGGGCGAACTCATCGGACGCGCCAAGGGTTTCGAAGAGGATCTTCTGGTCGCGGATCTGGATGTGGAGTCTGTCAAACGAGCCCGCATCGTCCAAGGACGCAAACCCTCCGCGCACCCATCCTCCGGAGCGGCGATTGACCGCTGGACGGTGAGCGTTCGAACCGGTGTGAGGAAAACCCGTCTGGGTGCGCCGATTGAACCATTGACCCATCCTCTCGATGAAGTCTATGGTGCCCTGACGCTGGGGGTGCGCGACTATGTGAGCAAGAACGGGTTCAGGCGGGCCGTGATCGGCTTGAGTGGCGGTGTGGATTCCGCACTGACGGCGGTGATCGCCGTCGACGCGCTGGGAGCGGAGAACGTGATGGGAGTGTTCATGCCTTCCCCATACACCTCGAAAGAGAGCCGCGACGACACGCATGAGCTGGCTCGCCGGCTCGGCATCCAGTTAAAAACAATTTCCATCACTCCGGCCTTCAAGACCTATCTGCGTTCGTTGAAGACCTTGTTTCGCTCGACGACACCTGATTCGACGGAAGAGAATCTTCAGGCGAGGATCCGCGGGAATCTCTTAATGGCGCTCTCCAACAAGTTCGGACACTTGGTCCTGACAACCGGCAACAAGAGCGAGATGAGCGTAGGCTATGCCACGCTCTATGGCGATATGGCCGGCGGCTTTGCCGTCATCAAAGATGTGCCGAAGACGATGGTGTATGAATTGGCGGCGCGACGCAACTGTCGCGGCACGGAGGCCGCGATACCCAAACGTATACTGGAACGGCCCCCTACGGCAGAGTTGCGCCCGAACCAAAAAGACGAAGACAGTCTGCCGCCCTATCCGGTGCTGGACCCGATCCTGAAAGCGTACGTGGAGGACGACCGGTCCGTCGACGACATGGTCGGGATGGGTTTTCCCAAGAAATCAGTCTTACGCGTCGTGTCCCTTGTTGATCGGAGCGAGTACAAGCGCCGGCAGGCTCCGGTTGGAATCAAGATCACGCACCGGGGATTGGGAAAAGACCGACGAATGCCGATTACAAACAGGTACCGGGGCATTGAATCGAGCGGATCATGA
- a CDS encoding urease accessory protein UreD: protein MSSRRRRPRPSLQRDPTHHIGRAGTLAIQYVHDGSRTVFGRTKSQTPWHLFPPIYLDESGAAYTLLLNPSGGLVGGDHLRLDIRLETGTHVLVSTPAANRVYRSLSEESFQEITLSLAPRAILEWFPEQTIPFAESRFRQSIEVTLARGATVLLWDAVASGRIARGERWAFTSLCNDIRVVMPTGATIRERYDINPGSVGLAGDWDYVASLFIVGDGADSATRDRLESELAMQLDGHKGALLGGVSRPEGPAVAVKLVARSAHVLTEVSDRLRHTVRRVLWGLPAVTLRKY from the coding sequence GTGAGCTCGCGAAGGAGACGTCCACGGCCGTCGCTTCAGCGAGATCCGACTCACCACATCGGACGCGCCGGGACGCTCGCCATTCAATATGTCCACGACGGTTCGCGCACCGTCTTCGGCCGGACGAAATCTCAAACGCCGTGGCATCTCTTTCCTCCCATCTATCTGGATGAATCCGGGGCGGCCTACACGCTCTTGTTGAACCCATCAGGGGGGCTCGTCGGTGGAGACCATCTGCGCCTCGACATCCGTCTTGAGACTGGCACGCATGTGCTGGTGTCCACGCCGGCCGCGAATCGTGTCTATCGGTCTCTTTCCGAGGAGTCATTTCAAGAAATCACACTGAGCCTGGCTCCTCGGGCAATCCTTGAATGGTTTCCTGAACAGACCATTCCGTTCGCGGAGTCACGGTTTCGCCAATCGATCGAGGTGACACTCGCTCGTGGAGCGACGGTGCTATTGTGGGATGCGGTGGCCTCCGGCCGTATCGCGCGGGGCGAGCGGTGGGCATTCACGAGTCTGTGTAACGACATCCGGGTCGTGATGCCGACCGGCGCCACAATTCGTGAACGATACGACATCAATCCCGGCTCGGTCGGCCTGGCAGGCGACTGGGACTATGTGGCATCGCTGTTCATTGTGGGAGATGGCGCCGACAGTGCGACCCGTGACCGCCTCGAATCGGAACTCGCGATGCAGTTGGATGGGCACAAGGGAGCCCTGCTGGGTGGAGTGTCACGGCCGGAGGGGCCGGCAGTGGCGGTCAAACTTGTAGCCCGATCCGCGCATGTCCTGACCGAAGTTTCCGACAGGCTTCGGCATACGGTTCGACGCGTGCTGTGGGGGCTTCCCGCTGTGACGCTACGGAAGTATTGA
- a CDS encoding ammonium transporter, with product MMGGASRLRLSMAALLIGICGRAADLCAEELPPGAAGAVNSGDTAWMLAATALVLGMVVPGMAFFYGGLVRSKNVIGTMVQTFAILCVVSAIWVICGYSLAFGPDRGGVIGGLDWVGLSGVGGAPHPVYAPTVPHEAFMLFQMLFAAFTPVLIAGAFAERMRFGPAVVFAALWSLFVYVPLAHWVWGGGWLNKLGVLDFAGGTVVHISSGLSALACAMVLGKRRGWRTDYMAPHNLPFVLLGTGLLWVGWFGFNGGSARGANAVAVGAMTVTHVTAISAALAWMVVEWQHRGKPTVLGIASGALAGLATSTAGAGYLRPGSALVVGIAAGVCSYAAIVWKGKIGYDDSLDVMGTHGVGGILGTLAVGLFASKAVNPSAADGLFFGNSGQFVVQCIAVAASVIFSFVGTYLILKLVEGAVGLRVSPEEEATGLDITQHNERAYS from the coding sequence ATGATGGGAGGTGCAAGCCGGTTACGGCTGTCGATGGCCGCATTGCTCATAGGGATCTGCGGCCGCGCGGCCGACCTGTGCGCTGAGGAGTTGCCTCCGGGGGCGGCGGGTGCAGTCAACAGCGGCGATACGGCCTGGATGCTCGCGGCGACGGCGTTGGTGCTCGGGATGGTCGTGCCGGGCATGGCATTTTTCTATGGCGGGCTTGTCCGAAGCAAGAACGTGATCGGCACGATGGTGCAGACGTTCGCGATCCTCTGCGTGGTGAGCGCCATCTGGGTCATCTGTGGTTACAGCCTGGCGTTTGGTCCCGATCGCGGCGGCGTGATCGGCGGTCTGGATTGGGTCGGATTATCCGGCGTGGGTGGCGCGCCCCATCCCGTCTACGCTCCGACGGTACCGCATGAAGCCTTCATGCTGTTTCAGATGCTGTTTGCGGCATTCACTCCTGTGCTGATTGCGGGGGCCTTCGCTGAGCGGATGCGCTTTGGCCCGGCGGTGGTGTTCGCCGCTTTATGGTCGCTCTTCGTGTATGTTCCGCTGGCGCATTGGGTCTGGGGAGGTGGATGGCTCAACAAGTTGGGCGTACTGGATTTTGCCGGCGGCACGGTCGTGCATATCAGCTCCGGGCTGAGTGCGCTGGCATGCGCCATGGTTCTCGGCAAACGCCGTGGTTGGCGCACCGACTACATGGCCCCGCACAATCTTCCGTTCGTCCTGCTGGGGACCGGTCTGCTGTGGGTCGGATGGTTTGGCTTCAATGGTGGAAGCGCGCGAGGGGCCAACGCCGTTGCGGTTGGCGCGATGACGGTCACACACGTGACGGCCATCTCTGCCGCGCTGGCTTGGATGGTCGTGGAGTGGCAGCACCGCGGAAAACCGACGGTGCTGGGAATCGCGAGTGGCGCATTGGCGGGCCTGGCGACATCGACGGCCGGTGCCGGCTATCTTCGTCCCGGATCCGCCCTGGTCGTGGGCATTGCTGCGGGCGTGTGTTCGTATGCCGCAATTGTTTGGAAGGGTAAGATCGGCTATGATGACAGCCTCGACGTCATGGGAACCCATGGCGTGGGTGGGATTCTTGGAACTCTGGCCGTTGGGCTCTTCGCCTCGAAAGCCGTAAATCCGTCCGCCGCGGACGGGTTGTTCTTCGGCAATTCCGGTCAGTTCGTCGTGCAGTGCATCGCCGTGGCGGCGTCTGTCATTTTTTCGTTTGTGGGCACGTACCTGATTTTGAAATTGGTCGAAGGAGCCGTCGGCCTGCGTGTCTCGCCTGAAGAAGAGGCGACTGGGTTGGATATCACGCAACATAATGAACGTGCCTATTCATGA
- the ureC gene encoding urease subunit alpha yields MKIPRKQYSDLFGPTVGDRVRLADTDLLIEIEKDFTSYGDEAVFGGGKVLRDGMGQSSGATNAGGALDTVITNALILDYWGIVKADIGIKNGRIVGIGKAGNPDTMPNVTAGMECGAGTEAISAEGCIVTAGALETHVHFICPQQCWEALSAGITTMIGGGTGPATGTNAVTSTPGPWNIARMLEAAEGIPMNLGFTGKGNCSMPDALNEQIEAGALGLKVHEDWGSTPAAIDCALSVADRYDVQVALHTDTLNEAGFVEDTIKAFKGRTIHTYHTEGAGGGHAPDILKVCGEPNCLPSSTNPTMPFTVNTLDEHLDMMIVCHHLNKKVPEDVAFAESRIRRETIAAEDVLHDMGAISMMSSDTQAMGRIGELIIRTWQTAHKMKLQRGHLTERGIQPGKAQHDNFRAKRYVAKYTINPALAHGVAHEVGSVEVGKVADVVVWKPAFFGIKPEMVLKSGFIAQAQMGDPNASIPTPEPIISRPMFGAYGRALASTSITFVSQVSLDLEVPEKLGLQRRMVAVKNCRTVKKRDLKLNDALPHIEVDPETYVVTADGERITCEPAVVLPMAQRYFLF; encoded by the coding sequence GTGAAGATCCCACGCAAGCAATATTCGGATCTGTTCGGGCCGACCGTCGGCGACCGCGTGCGTTTGGCGGATACGGATCTGCTGATCGAGATCGAAAAGGATTTCACATCCTACGGGGATGAGGCGGTGTTTGGAGGTGGGAAGGTATTGCGCGACGGCATGGGCCAATCCTCTGGAGCCACCAATGCCGGCGGTGCGCTCGACACGGTGATTACGAATGCGCTCATCCTCGACTACTGGGGGATTGTGAAGGCCGATATCGGTATTAAGAACGGACGCATCGTCGGCATCGGGAAGGCCGGCAATCCCGACACGATGCCGAACGTGACGGCTGGAATGGAGTGCGGAGCCGGGACTGAGGCTATTTCCGCGGAAGGGTGCATCGTCACGGCGGGAGCGCTCGAAACGCATGTGCACTTCATTTGTCCGCAACAGTGCTGGGAAGCGTTGTCTGCCGGCATCACGACCATGATCGGCGGGGGCACTGGCCCGGCCACCGGGACGAACGCGGTGACCTCGACGCCTGGTCCATGGAACATCGCCAGGATGCTGGAAGCAGCGGAAGGCATTCCTATGAACCTGGGTTTTACCGGCAAGGGAAACTGCTCGATGCCCGATGCGTTGAACGAACAGATCGAGGCCGGAGCCCTTGGATTGAAAGTGCACGAGGACTGGGGCTCGACGCCTGCCGCCATCGACTGCGCGCTGTCGGTCGCCGATCGTTATGACGTGCAGGTGGCGCTGCATACCGACACCCTGAACGAGGCCGGTTTTGTCGAAGATACGATCAAGGCTTTCAAGGGTCGGACGATCCATACCTATCACACGGAAGGGGCGGGTGGAGGGCATGCGCCCGACATTCTCAAGGTCTGCGGAGAGCCCAACTGTCTTCCGTCTTCGACGAACCCGACGATGCCGTTCACGGTCAACACGCTGGATGAACATCTGGACATGATGATCGTCTGTCACCACTTGAACAAAAAGGTTCCCGAAGACGTTGCGTTCGCGGAATCGCGGATCAGACGCGAGACGATCGCCGCGGAAGACGTGCTGCACGACATGGGGGCGATCAGCATGATGTCCTCGGACACACAGGCCATGGGACGGATCGGAGAATTGATCATTCGCACCTGGCAGACTGCGCACAAGATGAAACTGCAGCGCGGCCACTTGACCGAACGCGGTATTCAGCCCGGGAAGGCGCAACACGACAATTTCCGGGCAAAGCGCTATGTCGCCAAATACACGATCAATCCGGCACTCGCCCATGGCGTGGCCCATGAAGTTGGATCGGTGGAAGTGGGAAAAGTCGCCGATGTGGTGGTCTGGAAGCCGGCGTTTTTCGGGATCAAGCCCGAGATGGTTTTGAAAAGCGGCTTCATCGCGCAGGCTCAGATGGGCGATCCGAATGCGTCGATCCCGACGCCGGAACCTATCATTAGCCGGCCGATGTTCGGAGCCTATGGACGCGCATTGGCGAGTACGAGCATCACGTTCGTTTCGCAAGTGTCGCTCGATCTGGAGGTGCCGGAGAAATTGGGCCTGCAGCGGCGCATGGTGGCGGTCAAGAACTGCCGGACGGTCAAGAAGCGCGACCTCAAGCTCAACGATGCTCTTCCTCACATCGAGGTCGATCCGGAAACGTACGTGGTTACGGCGGACGGCGAGCGGATCACCTGTGAGCCGGCTGTTGTTCTGCCGATGGCGCAGCGGTACTTCCTCTTTTGA